From the genome of Triticum aestivum cultivar Chinese Spring chromosome 3B, IWGSC CS RefSeq v2.1, whole genome shotgun sequence, one region includes:
- the LOC123072282 gene encoding uncharacterized protein produces the protein MDGDRRTPAAAAAAASAASVLDDDNLLREILLCVAFPTSLVNAALVCKRWLLLASAPAFLRRFRERNPPRLLGVCVGYPGRYRFVPLPRQPPELAAPIRRATSSCDAAFARRCPRIKHCRSGRLIIEVFHAGRFDHPLVVPVLAGESSTVLPLTLLSHAHRNYWERRTQFTELFLPEDGGRDGITLVNLWKDRQKVYAEVCILRSGRWCVPDMESEIEPPNGTVFLEMLPPVHGKVFMVTNSGYTVGLDLATRSLFTLELPAGVRRNYMLSCAEDAGIYLVSADGFQLSVWLHRMSGDDNDAGWLLLDTFCVHEGHACTPRAEDSWVPPHDVCLDVVAVGDNADFVFLDHPASGTLFYVHLRSRVVEKVYRRGADECGYKRAAAGHVRVSPVMMIWPPIFPAQNVGHEE, from the coding sequence ATGGACGGAGATCGACGGACgccggcggccgcggccgcggccgcatCGGCGGCATCGGTCCTTGACGACGACAACCTCCTCCGCGAAATACTCCTCTGCGTCGCCTTCCCCACCAGCCTCGTCAACGCCGCCCTCGTCTGCAAGCGGTGGCTCCTCCTCGCCTCCGCCCCGGCCTTCCTCCGCCGCTTCCGCGAGCGCAACCCGCCCCGCCTCCTCGGCGTCTGCGTCGGCTACCCGGGCAGGTATCGCTTTGTGCCCCTCCCGCGGCAGCCCCCGGAGCTCGCCGCGCCCATACGCCGCGCGACCTCCTCCTGCGACGCCGCCTTCGCCCGCAGATGCCCGCGAATCAAGCACTGCCGGAGCGGCCGCCTCATCATCGAGGTATTCCACGCCGGCAGATTTGATCACCCCCTCGTGGTGCCGGTTCTCGCCGGGGAGTCTTCAACCGTCCTCCCACTAACCCTGCTGTCCCACGCCCACCGTAACTACTGGGAGAGGCGCACTCAATTCACTGAGCTGTTCCTACCCGAGGATGGGGGCCGCGACGGCATCACCTTGGTGAATCTGTGGAAGGACCGGCAAAAAGTGTATGCGGAGGTGTGCATCCTGAGATCTGGCCGATGGTGCGTCCCTGACATGGAATCAGAGATAGAGCCCCCAAATGGCACAGTCTTCCTTGAAATGCTACCACCCGTCCATGGCAAAGTCTTCATGGTGACCAACTCTGGGTACACCGTGGGTCTAGATTTGGCCACCAGGAGTCTTTTCACCCTTGAGCTACCAGCTGGAGTGCGGAGGAACTATATGCTCTCATGCGCCGAGGATGCAGGGATCTATCTTGTCAGTGCAGACGGGTTTCAGCTCAGTGTGTGGCTCCATCGGATGTCGGGCGATGATAATGATGCAGGCTGGCTGCTGCTGGACACATTTTGTGTCCATGAGGGTCATGCATGCACACCTCGTGCAGAGGACAGTTGGGTTCCTCCTCATGATGTTTGTCTTGATGTTGTTGCAGTCGGGGACAATGCCGACTTTGTCTTCTTGGATCATCCAGCAAGTGGCACTCTGTTTTATGTTCATCTGAGGAGCAGGGTGGTTGAGAAGGTCTACCGGAGGGGGGCAGATGAATGTGGATATAAACGTGCGGCTGCTGGCCACGTACGTGTATCCCCTGTTATGATGATCTGGCCGCCTATCTTCCCAGCGCAGAACGTGGGACATGAGGAATGA
- the LOC123072283 gene encoding putative glutaredoxin-C2 — protein sequence MAETVTKLVSQRAVVIFGASNCCMCHAVKTLFTELGVSWVVHELDKDPRGKDVERALASMVRRSPPVPAVFIGGRLVGPTDKVMTLHLSGQLVPLLRQAGALWL from the coding sequence ATGGCAGAAACTGTGACGAAGCTGGTGTCACAGCGGGCGGTGGTGATCTTCGGGGCGAGCAACTGCTGCATGTGCCACGCAGTGAAGACGCTCTTCACGGAGCTGGGCGTGAGCTGGGTGGTGCACGAGCTGGACAAGGACCCCCGCGGGAAGGACGTCGAGAGGGCGCTCGCCAGCATGGTCAGACGGAGCCCGCCCGTGCCAGCGGTCTTCATCGGTGGCAGGCTCGTCGGTCCCACAGACAAGGTCATGACGCTGCACCTCAGTGGCCAGCTGGTGCCGCTCCTCCGCCAGGCCGGCGCCCTTTGGCTCTGA